In Penaeus chinensis breed Huanghai No. 1 chromosome 11, ASM1920278v2, whole genome shotgun sequence, a genomic segment contains:
- the LOC125030444 gene encoding extensin-like, which produces MTAPDTGITITPKSQQSAHHRHLPTHTPTDPRPTHLSLTPHPLTSPPTPLICPKIPTPPNFYTHGYSPTPNPYAQNAHQPTHSSSYNTTHPPTRAPIPEPTCQTICQNSSKPQ; this is translated from the coding sequence ATGACAGCGCCCGACACAGGAATTACAATCACACCCAAATCACAACAATCAGCTCATCACCGTCACCttcccacccacacgcccaccgaTCCCCGACCCACCCACTTATCTCTGACCCCCCATCCCCTAACCAGCCCACCCACACCCCTTATATGCCCTAAAATACCCACTCCACCCAACTTTTATACCCACGGCTATTCACCCACCCCAAACCCCTATGCTCAGAacgcccaccaacccacccactccAGCTCCTACAACacaacccacccgcccacccgagCTCCTATACCAGAACCCACCTGCCAGACCATATGTCAAAACTCATCCAAACCCCAataa